A region of Betta splendens chromosome 13, fBetSpl5.4, whole genome shotgun sequence DNA encodes the following proteins:
- the golim4a gene encoding LOW QUALITY PROTEIN: Golgi integral membrane protein 4a (The sequence of the model RefSeq protein was modified relative to this genomic sequence to represent the inferred CDS: inserted 1 base in 1 codon), with the protein MGNGVCSRRQRRIFQCLLLLTVVCGLLYGSMVSYETHKQLRRAEATALKYQQHQESLSAQLQVVYEHRSRLEKSLQKERLEHKKAKEDYLVYKRGEAQQSLNKEKQDSSSRLNSFQVQHQLLKNQHEDLKKQYXDLQEQLQVQGEDHNRLLDEHRDRYDKLQQAKESEISQLKGSVYNLREENKQLRKAHHDIHMQLQDARVQHQDLKTAHDQLVLSLEDHKSALSVAQVQVNEYNHLKESLNRAPSLGHVEQSSVSQQQKAAVEAPEPHVHEAQQEQQPSSTAPAHQEQPAHGDRLDAESRVEQVEEAHPALSEREEDQEGEAERRRELAEEEMAQAGQPQKLEEDPDQPQEEQQEEEEEEQPDTNALDRQRRHPQQDPHEQLHPEAQAERVKSAYEQQQEQQRLEAARAEERRQVQIRQEAARAQRERILKEGEQKLKEEREKEAQQHREADRREQLLREEHQRRRNEYENTDNDIVPGEAEERDVHMLQEDEGKQGVDHRVPPHQQGAVDGELDPEDDPNNQGEDEFEEAQDERPQHRVAEEDEDVVDEEEEPAAPAQHMGAHTGPEQPVADEELVMAGNPDQQEDALDDQYQEEGEDEAQEDIAGGQKRGEAGEEEGEDPYNEENMEQDEEKNQGGLRKEGDHGKDVENEEENYEEEEEDAVEETAGQEKGTRRRAEM; encoded by the exons TGGTGTATGAGCACAGATCCAGGCTGGAGAAGTCTCTACAGAAGGAGAGGTTAGAGCACAAAAAGGCCAAAGAAG ATTATCTGGTTTATAAACGTGGGGAAGCACAGCAGTCGCTGAACaaggagaag CAAGACTCCAGCAGCCGATTAAACTCTTTTCAAGTACAGCATCAACTGTTAAAG AACCAGCACGAGGACCTGAAGAAGCAGT ACGatctgcaggagcagctccaggtgCAGGGCGAGGACCATAACCGGCTGCTGGACGAGCACAGAGACCGCtatgacaaactgcagcaagcCAAAGAGTCGGAAATCTCCCAACTCAAAG GAAGTGTTTATAACCTgagagaagaaaataaacaacTAAGGAAAGCCCACCATGATATTCATATGCAGCTACAGGACGCGCGG GTTCAGCATCAGGATCTGAAGACAGCACACGACCAGCTTGTACTAAGCCTGGAAGACCACAAGAGTGCGCTGTCTGTAGCTCAG GTACAGGTCAATGAATACAACCACCTGAAGGAGTCTCTGAACCGGGCACCCAGCCTGGGCCACGTGGAGCAATCCTCTGTCTCTCAGCAACAAAAAGCCGCCGTCGAAGCACCCGAGCCTCACGTCCATGAAGcccagcaggaacagcagcccAGCAGTACAGCACCAGCACACCAAGAGCAGCCTGCCCACGGTGACCGCCTGGATGCTGAGTCACGG GTGGAGCAAGTGGAGGAGGCGCACCCCGCCTTgtcggagagagaggaggatcaAGAGggcgaggcggagaggaggagggagctggcagaggaggagatggccCAAGCAGGACAGCCTCAGAAGCTGGAGGAAGACCCAGATCAGCCACAGGAggagcaacaggaggaggaggaggaggaacagccaGACACGAACGCCTTGGACCGCCAGAGACGGCACCCACAGCAG GATCCCCATGAGCAGCTGCATCCAGAAGCGCAGGCGGAGCGCGTGAAGTCGGCCTacgaacagcagcaggagcagcagcgcctggaGGCCGCGCGGGCCGAGGAGCGCAGGCAGGTCCAGATACGGCAGGAGGCCGCGCGGGCCCAGAGAGAGAGGATCCTGAAGGAGGGGgagcagaagctgaaggaggagcgGGAGAAGGAGGCGCAGCAGCACAGGGAGGCCGACCGACGCGAACAGCTGCTGAGAGAGGAGCATCAAAG GAGGAGGAACGagtatgaaaacacagacaatgaCATCGTCCCAGGAGAGGCAGAAG AGAGAGACGTTCACATGCTACAAGAGGACGAGGGTAAACAAGGGGTGGATCACAGAGTGCCACCGCATCAACAG GGTGCCGTCGATGGcgagctggacccagaggacgACCCCAACAACCAGGGAGAGGATGAGTTTGAGGAGGCGCAGGACGAGCGGCCGCAGCACAGGGTTGCAGAGGAGGACGAAGATGTggtggatgaggaagaggagcccgCAGCGCCGGCCCAGCACATGGGTGCTCACACAGGCCCTGAACAGCCCGTAGCGGACGAGGAGCTGGTG ATGGCAGGAAACCCCGATCAGCAGGAAGATGCCCTGGATGATCAATaccaggaggaaggagaggatgaG GCTCAGGAGGACATAGCCGGTGGGCAGAAGAGAGGGGaagcaggggaggaggaaggagaggatcCTTACAATGAGGAGAACATGGAACAG GATGAGGAAAAGAATCAGGGCGGGCTGCGAAAGGAGGGGGATCACGGAAAAGACGTGGAAAACGAGGAGGAAAActacgaggaggaagaggaggatgcgGTGGAGGAAACGGCCGGTCAAGAAAAGGGAACCCGGCGCAGGGCAGAGATGTAG